Proteins from a single region of Candidatus Palauibacter scopulicola:
- the nuoD gene encoding NADH dehydrogenase (quinone) subunit D, which yields MGPQHPATHGVLRLVLQLDGERIVRCSPHIGYLHTGFEKTCEYREWNQCVPYTDRMDYLAPMLYNIGYAGAVEALLGVEITERCRVVRVILGELNRILGHLLWLGTTAIDIGAFSVFLYTFQERERIYNLHEAYTGGRITTSVTRVGGMMADLPVGWTAAARDFAATFPETLDEVERLLSRNAIWQGRTMDIGVLPADKAVSYGVTGPTLRASGVAYDVRKARPYLGYEAYDFDVPVGTAGDVYDRYLVRVEEMRQSVRIIEQALDGLPGGPINIDDYRIVLPPKGEAMGSIDTMISHFKLVMEGVRVPAGETWYSIESSKGELGFGIISDGGTKPVRCRFRGPSFINIASLPELVKDELVADVVAINASLDVVLGEIDR from the coding sequence ATGGGACCGCAGCACCCGGCCACGCACGGCGTCCTCCGGCTCGTGCTGCAGCTCGACGGTGAGCGCATCGTGCGCTGCTCCCCCCACATCGGGTACCTGCACACGGGCTTCGAAAAGACGTGCGAATACCGCGAGTGGAACCAGTGCGTCCCCTACACGGACCGCATGGACTACCTCGCGCCGATGCTCTACAACATCGGCTACGCCGGGGCGGTCGAAGCGCTCCTCGGCGTCGAGATCACGGAGCGCTGCCGCGTCGTCCGCGTCATCCTCGGCGAGTTGAACCGCATCCTCGGCCACCTCCTGTGGCTGGGCACGACGGCGATCGACATCGGCGCCTTCTCTGTCTTCCTCTACACCTTCCAGGAGCGCGAGCGGATCTACAACCTGCACGAAGCGTACACGGGGGGGCGGATCACGACCTCCGTCACGCGGGTCGGCGGGATGATGGCGGACCTGCCCGTGGGCTGGACGGCGGCGGCGCGCGACTTCGCGGCCACCTTCCCGGAGACGCTGGACGAGGTGGAGCGGCTCCTGTCGCGCAACGCGATCTGGCAGGGCCGCACGATGGACATCGGCGTGCTCCCGGCGGACAAGGCGGTGAGCTACGGCGTCACCGGACCCACGCTGCGCGCGAGCGGCGTGGCCTACGACGTGCGGAAGGCGCGTCCCTATCTGGGCTACGAGGCGTACGACTTCGACGTGCCCGTGGGGACGGCCGGCGACGTCTACGACCGCTACCTCGTGCGGGTGGAGGAGATGCGGCAGAGCGTCCGCATCATCGAGCAGGCGCTGGACGGGCTTCCCGGCGGCCCGATCAACATCGACGACTACCGAATCGTCCTGCCCCCGAAGGGGGAGGCGATGGGGTCGATCGACACCATGATCTCGCACTTCAAGCTCGTGATGGAGGGCGTCCGCGTGCCGGCCGGCGAGACGTGGTACTCCATCGAAAGCTCGAAGGGCGAACTGGGGTTCGGGATCATCTCCGACGGTGGCACGAAGCCCGTGCGCTGCCGTTTCCGCGGGCCCTCGTTCATCAACATCGCGTCGCTCCCGGAACTCGTGAAGGACGAACTCGTCGCGGATGTCGTCGCGATCAACGCCTCGCTCGACGTCGTGCTCGGGGAGATCGACCGGTGA
- a CDS encoding NADH-quinone oxidoreductase subunit B, with translation MPHNWMTTKLDYVINWARRNSLWPMPFGTACCAIEMMASAASKYDIGRFGMERMSFSPRQADLMIVAGRVTYKLAPVLRRVWDQMPQPKWCVSMGACASSGGMFDNYTIVQGIDTIVPVDVYVPGCPPRPEGLIYGLLMIQEKIKGESLADPGSRDEAPEAVGRPNLPPETIELVAQPFGNSTNQNRMSGLGPTSALARSRDRRERRLEHRD, from the coding sequence ATCCCGCACAACTGGATGACGACGAAGCTCGACTACGTCATCAACTGGGCGCGCCGCAACTCGCTGTGGCCCATGCCGTTCGGCACTGCCTGCTGCGCGATCGAGATGATGGCGTCCGCCGCGAGCAAGTACGACATCGGCCGCTTCGGGATGGAGCGGATGTCCTTCAGCCCCCGGCAGGCCGACCTGATGATCGTCGCGGGCCGGGTGACCTACAAGCTGGCCCCGGTCCTGCGCCGGGTGTGGGACCAGATGCCGCAGCCCAAGTGGTGCGTGTCAATGGGCGCGTGCGCGAGTTCCGGCGGGATGTTCGATAACTACACGATCGTCCAGGGGATCGATACGATCGTGCCGGTCGACGTCTACGTCCCGGGCTGCCCGCCCCGGCCGGAAGGGCTGATCTACGGGCTCCTCATGATCCAGGAGAAGATCAAGGGAGAGTCGCTGGCCGACCCCGGCTCTCGGGACGAGGCGCCGGAGGCGGTCGGACGCCCGAACCTGCCCCCGGAGACGATCGAACTCGTCGCCCAGCCCTTCGGCAACTCGACGAACCAGAACCGCATGAGCGGGCTCGGCCCGACCTCCGCGCTGGCCCGGTCGCGCGACCGGCGCGAACGCCGCCTGGAACACCGGGATTGA
- the ndhC gene encoding NADH-quinone oxidoreductase subunit A, with protein sequence MLDPYLGILILALVGVLNAAAMMGVSHFVGSRRPTPVKASPYESGIPPLGTTRERFSVNFYIVAMLFIVLDIETLFLIPWAAIFRELGMVGFVEITAFLTVLGVGLVYAWKKGALEWD encoded by the coding sequence TTGCTCGACCCATATCTCGGCATCCTGATCCTCGCGTTGGTCGGCGTGCTGAACGCGGCCGCGATGATGGGCGTATCACATTTCGTGGGCTCCCGCCGGCCGACCCCGGTGAAGGCGAGCCCGTACGAGTCGGGGATTCCCCCGCTCGGGACGACGCGGGAGCGTTTCTCGGTCAACTTCTACATCGTGGCGATGCTCTTCATCGTCCTCGACATCGAGACGCTCTTCCTCATTCCGTGGGCCGCGATCTTCCGGGAGCTGGGGATGGTCGGGTTCGTGGAGATCACGGCATTCCTCACGGTGCTCGGCGTGGGACTCGTGTACGCGTGGAAGAAGGGGGCCCTCGAATGGGACTGA
- a CDS encoding alpha/beta hydrolase: MSRERAVARNVAIGDGTVRVAILGRGRPVLFLHGISAHGRAWRPVAERFAEEHPGWECWLPDLPGRGASDALAELSYTLDDEVRRLRAVVRALVPDGPLPRLVAGHSQGAAIALALAEAEPDIDGLLLSNPVTPEVRSPAILRLLRSAAARRAVGSLLAPLHAPLGHLVLRRACGPAFRAPPDLVAAYAQPWASPARARTLLRILADWHPAELEDRMPRRAVGAHVVAGAHDPRIPVEAARRLAARLDCDLTVSPDGGHVLTEQHPRLLARLLGELAARTASTPRASAG; this comes from the coding sequence GTGAGTCGAGAGCGGGCTGTGGCACGGAATGTGGCGATCGGCGACGGCACGGTGCGCGTCGCGATTCTGGGCCGGGGACGCCCCGTCCTCTTCCTGCACGGGATCAGCGCCCACGGGCGGGCGTGGCGGCCCGTCGCCGAACGCTTCGCCGAGGAACATCCGGGGTGGGAGTGCTGGCTTCCCGACCTGCCGGGCCGGGGCGCCTCGGACGCGCTGGCGGAACTCTCCTACACGCTCGACGACGAGGTGCGGCGGCTTCGCGCGGTGGTGCGGGCGCTGGTGCCGGACGGCCCCCTGCCGCGCCTCGTCGCGGGGCACTCGCAGGGCGCGGCCATTGCGCTCGCACTCGCGGAGGCGGAACCGGATATCGACGGCCTCCTGCTCTCGAACCCGGTCACGCCGGAAGTTCGGAGTCCGGCCATCCTGCGGCTGCTGCGGTCGGCCGCGGCGCGGAGGGCGGTCGGGAGCCTCCTGGCGCCGCTGCACGCCCCGCTGGGCCACCTGGTGCTGAGGCGGGCGTGCGGTCCCGCCTTCCGGGCCCCTCCGGATCTCGTCGCCGCCTACGCGCAGCCCTGGGCGAGCCCGGCGCGCGCCCGAACGCTCCTGCGCATCCTGGCCGACTGGCATCCGGCGGAACTCGAGGACCGCATGCCCCGGCGCGCGGTCGGCGCACACGTGGTGGCCGGCGCGCACGACCCGAGGATTCCGGTCGAAGCCGCGCGGCGTCTCGCCGCCCGCCTCGACTGCGACCTCACCGTGTCCCCCGACGGCGGCCACGTCCTCACAGAACAGCACCCCCGACTCCTCGCCCGACTGCTCGGAGAACTCGCCGCCCGGACGGCGTCGACTCCTAGAGCTTCGGCGGGGTGA
- the dcd gene encoding dCTP deaminase → MAIKSDGWIRRMARAHGMIEPFADRQVREGVISYGVSSYGYDMRVADEFRIFHNALFPVVDPKKFDERSFLEYSGDVCIIPPNSFALARSIEYFRIPRSILTICVGKSTYARCGLIVNVTPFEPEWEGHVTLEISNTTPLPARVYANEGIAQVLFFESDEVCEVSYADKAGKYQGQTGVTPPKL, encoded by the coding sequence ATGGCGATCAAGAGCGACGGCTGGATTCGGCGCATGGCGCGCGCGCACGGGATGATCGAACCCTTCGCCGACCGCCAGGTGCGCGAGGGCGTCATCTCCTACGGCGTGAGCAGCTACGGCTACGACATGCGGGTCGCCGACGAATTCCGGATCTTCCACAACGCGCTCTTCCCGGTCGTCGACCCCAAGAAGTTCGACGAACGCTCCTTTCTCGAGTACTCGGGCGATGTCTGCATCATCCCGCCGAACTCCTTCGCGCTCGCGCGGTCCATCGAGTATTTCCGGATTCCGCGAAGCATCCTCACGATCTGCGTGGGGAAGAGCACCTACGCGCGCTGCGGCCTCATCGTGAACGTCACGCCCTTCGAGCCGGAGTGGGAGGGGCACGTGACGCTCGAGATCTCGAACACGACTCCGCTCCCCGCGCGCGTGTACGCGAACGAGGGCATCGCCCAGGTGCTCTTCTTCGAGTCGGACGAGGTCTGCGAGGTCAGCTACGCGGACAAGGCCGGAAAGTACCAGGGCCAGACCGGAGTCACCCCGCCGAAGCTCTAG
- a CDS encoding DUF423 domain-containing protein has product MTGTGSPHRVLLAAGCLLAGLGVAAGAFGAHSLEGRLPADALAIFDTAARYQLLHALGLILLGLAAARWPDAGWRSPALLMLCGVTVFSGTLYALALSGIGWLGAVTPLGGAALIAAWIWAAWAALTRT; this is encoded by the coding sequence TTGACCGGCACCGGTTCGCCGCACCGCGTGCTCCTCGCGGCCGGGTGTCTGCTCGCGGGCCTCGGCGTCGCCGCGGGCGCGTTCGGCGCACATTCGCTCGAGGGCCGGCTCCCGGCGGATGCCCTCGCGATCTTCGACACGGCGGCCCGCTACCAACTGCTGCACGCCCTCGGGCTCATCCTCCTCGGCCTCGCGGCGGCCCGCTGGCCCGATGCGGGGTGGAGGAGCCCCGCGCTCCTGATGCTGTGCGGCGTCACGGTGTTCAGCGGCACGCTCTACGCCCTTGCCCTGTCCGGCATCGGCTGGCTCGGCGCGGTCACGCCGCTCGGCGGCGCGGCGCTCATCGCCGCCTGGATCTGGGCCGCCTGGGCCGCCCTCACCCGAACCTGA
- the moaA gene encoding GTP 3',8-cyclase MoaA has product MRDQFGRRIRYLRISVTDRCNLRCTYCMPEEGLAWIPKPEMLAYEEISEIVRQMAALGLERVRITGGEPLVRKDLPDLVRMIAAVPGIDDISLSTNAILLPRFAAALREAGVERVNVSLDTLDRDRFEEIARRPARRFDETMEGLRAAEEVGFAPIKINCVIMRGLNDHEVVDFAEITRRRPWHVRFIELMPVGENLHLADRFISTDEVLEKIRAIEDLLPDSGPRGNGPAVYYRFPGGAGTVGAITPLSHNYCERCNRMRLTADGKLRTCLFGDHEVDLKGPLRETGRIEGAVAEALAGKPKRHYLELGTAAGSGGLAALSQVGG; this is encoded by the coding sequence ATGAGAGATCAGTTCGGCCGCCGTATCCGATACCTTCGGATCTCGGTCACGGATCGCTGCAACCTGCGCTGCACGTACTGCATGCCGGAGGAGGGGCTCGCCTGGATCCCCAAGCCCGAGATGCTCGCGTACGAGGAGATCTCCGAGATCGTACGCCAGATGGCCGCGCTCGGGCTGGAACGGGTCCGGATCACCGGCGGAGAGCCGCTCGTGCGCAAGGACCTGCCGGATCTGGTGCGCATGATCGCCGCGGTCCCGGGCATCGACGACATCTCGCTTTCCACGAACGCCATCCTCCTGCCGCGTTTCGCGGCGGCCCTGCGCGAAGCGGGCGTCGAGCGCGTGAACGTCAGTCTCGACACCCTCGACCGGGACCGGTTCGAGGAGATCGCCCGCCGACCGGCGCGGCGCTTCGACGAAACGATGGAAGGCCTGCGCGCCGCCGAGGAGGTGGGGTTCGCGCCGATCAAGATCAACTGCGTCATCATGCGGGGCCTCAACGACCACGAGGTCGTCGACTTCGCCGAGATCACCAGGCGGCGGCCGTGGCACGTGCGTTTCATCGAACTCATGCCGGTGGGGGAGAACCTGCACCTCGCCGACCGCTTCATCTCGACGGACGAAGTGCTCGAGAAGATCCGCGCCATCGAGGACCTGCTGCCCGACTCCGGACCGCGGGGGAACGGGCCCGCCGTGTACTATCGCTTCCCGGGCGGTGCCGGGACCGTGGGCGCGATCACGCCCCTCTCGCACAACTACTGCGAACGCTGCAACCGCATGCGGCTGACGGCGGATGGCAAGCTGCGGACCTGCCTGTTCGGCGACCACGAGGTCGACCTGAAGGGTCCGCTGCGCGAGACGGGCCGCATCGAAGGCGCGGTGGCGGAGGCGCTCGCCGGGAAGCCGAAGCGCCATTACCTGGAGTTGGGCACGGCGGCCGGCAGCGGCGGACTCGCCGCCCTGAGCCAGGTCGGCGGATGA
- a CDS encoding molybdenum cofactor biosynthesis protein MoaE, with translation MSKGAGGRVRTWITRESLDDFAQFEDIVQEIGSVEDGALLFFQGRVRRTNRGRAVSRLAYEAYGEMAERELSAICRDALERFDVGSIAAAHRVGDLGLGEVSVAIAVTSAHRDDGYRASRWIIETIKIRLPVWKHEHYEDGESHWVGAPVRETEIPAGGVRSE, from the coding sequence ATGTCGAAGGGGGCAGGCGGCCGCGTACGGACATGGATCACCCGCGAAAGTCTGGACGATTTCGCGCAATTCGAGGATATTGTACAGGAGATCGGGTCCGTGGAGGACGGCGCGCTGCTCTTTTTTCAGGGGCGGGTGCGCCGCACGAACCGGGGCCGGGCGGTGTCGCGCCTCGCATACGAGGCGTACGGCGAGATGGCGGAGCGGGAACTTTCGGCCATCTGCCGCGATGCACTGGAGCGGTTCGATGTGGGCTCCATCGCCGCGGCTCACCGCGTGGGCGATCTCGGGCTTGGAGAGGTCAGCGTGGCGATCGCGGTCACGTCGGCCCACCGCGACGATGGCTACCGGGCGTCGCGGTGGATTATCGAAACGATCAAGATCAGACTGCCGGTCTGGAAGCATGAGCACTACGAGGACGGCGAGTCCCACTGGGTGGGAGCCCCGGTTCGGGAGACGGAAATCCCGGCCGGCGGCGTGCGGTCCGAGTAG
- a CDS encoding MoaD/ThiS family protein — translation MDRISVRTLFFGVYGELAARREGSAELAADSTVGDLVDTLRGPGGLDWLPERVVVAVNQSYAEAGTILSDGDEVALIPPVAGG, via the coding sequence ATGGACCGGATCTCGGTGCGTACGCTCTTCTTCGGCGTGTACGGCGAACTCGCCGCGCGCAGGGAGGGATCGGCGGAACTCGCGGCGGACAGCACCGTGGGGGACCTTGTTGACACCCTGCGCGGGCCGGGCGGGCTCGACTGGCTGCCGGAGAGGGTCGTGGTCGCCGTCAACCAGAGTTACGCGGAGGCGGGCACGATCCTGTCCGATGGAGATGAGGTGGCCCTCATCCCCCCCGTTGCGGGGGGTTGA